The following coding sequences are from one Polyodon spathula isolate WHYD16114869_AA chromosome 7, ASM1765450v1, whole genome shotgun sequence window:
- the LOC121318247 gene encoding rab GDP dissociation inhibitor beta-like: protein MNEEYDVIVLGTGLTECILSGIMSVNGKKVLHMDRNSYYGGDSASITPLEDFYKRFNIPGTPPESMGKGRDWNVDLVPKFLMANGQLVKMLLFTEVTRYLDFKVIEGSFVYKGGKIYKVPSTETEALASSLMGLFEKRRFRKFLVFVANFDVNDPKTLEGVDPHKSTMRDVYKKFDLGQDVIDFTGHALALYRTDDYLDQPCLESINRIKLYSESLARYGKSPYLYPLYGLGELPQGFARLSAIYGGTYMLNKPIEEIVMENGKVVGVKSEGEVARCKQLICDPSYVSDRVTKAGQVIRVICIMSHPIKNTSDANSCQIIIPQNQVNRKSDIYVCMISYAHNVAAQGKYIAIVSTTVETNDPEKEIKPALDLLEPVEQKFVSISDQFAPTDLGTESQIFISRAYDATTHFETTCDDIKDIYKRMMGTEFDFEEMKRKKSDIFGDTEQ from the exons ATGAATGAAGAATATGATGTTATTGTCCTGGGAACTGGACTCACG GAATGCATCCTCTCAGGTATAATGTCTGTGAATGGAAAAAAGGTGCTGCACATGGACCGCAACTCTTACTATGGAGGTGACAGTGCATCCATCACACCCTTGGAAGAT ttCTACAAAAGATTCAACATCCCTGGTACCCCACCAGAATCCATGGGAAAGGGAAGAGACTGGAATGTGGATCTTGTCCCCAAGTTCCTTATGGCTAATG GTCAGCTTGTAAAGATGCTGCTCTTTACTGAAGTGACCCGTTACCTTGACTTCAAGGTGATTGAGGGAAGCTTTGTGTACAAGGGAGGGAAAATTTATAAAGTCCCATCCACTGAAACAGAGGCCTTGGCATCCA GTTTAATGGGGTTATTTGAGAAGCGACGATTCAGaaaatttttagtttttgttgccAACTTTGACGTGAACGATCCCAAAACCTTGGAAGGTGTTGACCCTCACAAGTCAACCATGCGTGATGTGTACAAGAAATTCGACCTGGGCCAGGATGTAATTGACTTTACAGGTCATGCACTTGCTCTTTACAGGACTGATGA TTACTTGGACCAACCATGCCTAGAGTCTATCAACAGGATTAAGCTTTACAGTGAGTCTCTGGCTAGATATGGAAAAAGCCCTTACCTTTACCCTCTGTATGGTCTTGGAGAGTTGCCACAGGGATTTGCAAG ATTAAGTGCTATTTATGGAGGTACCTACATGCTGAACAAACCCATTGAGGAAATTGTTATGGAGAATGGAAAAGTGGTTGGAGTAAAATCTGAAGGCGAG GTTGCCCGCTGTAAGCAGCTGATCTGTGATCCAAGCTATGTGTCTGACCGTGTGACAAAAGCAGGACAGGTGATCAGAGTTATCTGTATCATGAGCCATCCAATCAAGAACACAAGTGATGCCAACTCGTGCCAGATCATCATTCCACAGAACCAAGTAAACAGGAAATCTG ATATCTATGTCTGCATGATTTCCTATGCACACAATGTAGCAGCACAGGGAAAATATATTGCCATTGTCAGCACTACAGTGGAAACCAATGACCCAGAGAAAGAGATCAAACCTGCTTTGGACCTTCTTGAGCCAGTTGAACAgaa GTTCGTCAGCATCAGCGACCAGTTTGCTCCTACTGACTTAGGAACAGAGAGCCAG ATCTTTATTTCCCGTGCTTATGATGCTACAACTCATTTTGAGACCACTTGTGATGACATCAAAGACATCTACAAGAGGATGATGGGCACAGAGTTTGACTTCGAAGAAATGAAGCGCAAGAAGAGTGACATCTTTGGTGATACGGAgcagtaa